A DNA window from Bdellovibrio sp. BCCA contains the following coding sequences:
- a CDS encoding YceD family protein encodes MKINLTEIPEEGRAYHWNSQTAELNSVLADLIGKTPHEAEFFIKPLNSRDFELVGTMKTKLPEQCARCGIDFAFPVDTKFHEFLIPKQDHPRGSKYSKVNHVSDLPENGPDVSEYEGNLFDIGEYLHEVVALAAPFNPAGPEDENGDCSICKIPVKGRSFSYDEQMPEDKPQNPFAVLKNIKIN; translated from the coding sequence ATGAAAATCAATCTAACTGAAATTCCCGAAGAAGGCCGAGCGTATCACTGGAATTCACAGACAGCAGAGCTCAACTCCGTTTTAGCGGATCTGATTGGGAAAACTCCCCACGAAGCTGAGTTTTTTATTAAACCGTTGAATTCCAGAGACTTTGAACTTGTCGGAACAATGAAAACCAAGCTTCCTGAGCAATGCGCTCGTTGTGGGATTGATTTCGCATTCCCTGTGGATACAAAGTTCCATGAATTCCTGATCCCGAAACAAGATCACCCTCGCGGCAGTAAATATTCCAAGGTCAACCATGTGAGTGACCTTCCAGAGAACGGCCCTGACGTCTCTGAATATGAGGGAAATTTGTTTGATATTGGGGAATACCTTCATGAGGTCGTCGCTCTTGCTGCGCCTTTTAATCCAGCAGGCCCTGAAGATGAAAATGGCGACTGCTCAATTTGCAAGATTCCTGTGAAAGGACGCAGCTTTAGCTACGACGAGCAGATGCCTGAGGATAAGCCTCAGAATCCTTTCGCTGTTTTAAAGAATATCAAAATCAACTAA
- a CDS encoding ABC transporter permease encodes MRRFLPAFISFVILTVLLEFCVRQGVISDTLFSAPSTVIQTLQELKADFLTAFKETLINVLLGLAISIVAGSLTAFLFSLSDLLKRAILPFAIFFQTVPIIAIAPLLVIYFGFGAPTVIASSFIVSVFPIIANTLMGLESASESQRDLFRIYHASRIQTLIKLKLPSAYSYIYSGLKISAGLSIIGAIAGEFVGGGGLGAMIDSARTQQRVDIVFGALLLLSIMGLLFMGVLAGAHKIITWRRPFASSSQE; translated from the coding sequence ATGAGACGTTTTCTTCCAGCCTTTATTAGTTTTGTCATCTTAACGGTGCTCTTAGAGTTCTGCGTGCGCCAGGGCGTGATTAGCGACACTTTGTTTTCTGCTCCTTCCACTGTGATTCAAACACTTCAAGAGTTAAAGGCAGACTTCCTAACAGCGTTTAAAGAAACTCTGATCAACGTGCTATTAGGTCTAGCGATCAGTATCGTAGCTGGAAGTCTCACAGCATTCTTATTTTCTCTTTCCGATCTTTTAAAAAGAGCGATCCTACCCTTTGCAATTTTCTTTCAGACTGTTCCTATTATCGCTATCGCTCCATTGCTTGTGATCTATTTTGGCTTCGGCGCTCCAACAGTGATCGCCTCAAGCTTTATTGTTTCTGTCTTTCCGATCATTGCAAACACGCTGATGGGTCTAGAGAGTGCTAGTGAATCACAAAGAGACCTCTTCCGTATTTATCACGCCAGCCGCATTCAAACTTTAATCAAACTTAAACTTCCCAGCGCTTATTCTTATATTTATTCAGGACTTAAAATTTCTGCAGGTCTTTCCATCATTGGTGCGATCGCAGGAGAATTTGTCGGGGGCGGAGGCTTAGGCGCTATGATTGACTCTGCACGCACGCAGCAAAGAGTGGACATCGTCTTTGGAGCGTTATTATTGTTATCCATTATGGGATTGTTATTTATGGGAGTTCTTGCAGGAGCTCACAAGATCATCACATGGCGACGCCCTTTTGCATCTTCATCTCAGGAATAA
- a CDS encoding ABC transporter substrate-binding protein: MKTWILSLVFLLASSAFAQSPTQVTLALNWKAEPEFGGFYAAVLQGIYKKHGLDVKILEGGSGTPTVQMLANNKVEFAIVSADEIILSQDRNTKNKVKGLFAVYQTAPYIVMTHAEKNFKSLKDVFAGEGILSMQSGLPYYQFLVQKFGKPKVKVVPYTGGVSNFLNNKDFSQQGFITTEPLSAEKAGAKVKNFLIADEGFNPYLVVIGATEETLNKKPELAKKLVAASREGWAAYLKDPKATNQYMATLNKSLDLETFNKAADVQKPLIETKETLGSMTATRWETLVQQMKDLKLIKSTPKAQDLFVNY; the protein is encoded by the coding sequence ATGAAAACATGGATTCTTTCTTTAGTTTTTCTTTTGGCTTCATCTGCTTTTGCGCAAAGCCCGACTCAAGTCACACTGGCTTTAAACTGGAAAGCCGAGCCTGAATTTGGCGGATTCTATGCGGCCGTTCTTCAAGGAATCTATAAAAAACACGGACTTGATGTAAAAATCTTAGAAGGCGGTTCAGGAACTCCGACGGTGCAAATGCTTGCGAATAACAAAGTTGAATTTGCGATCGTAAGTGCTGATGAAATCATTCTTTCTCAAGATAGAAATACGAAGAACAAGGTGAAAGGTCTTTTTGCCGTTTATCAAACAGCTCCCTACATCGTGATGACTCACGCTGAAAAGAACTTCAAATCACTCAAAGATGTTTTTGCCGGTGAAGGCATTCTTTCCATGCAGTCAGGTCTTCCCTATTATCAATTCCTGGTACAAAAGTTTGGGAAACCCAAAGTTAAAGTGGTTCCTTATACTGGCGGGGTAAGTAATTTCCTCAACAACAAAGACTTCTCTCAACAAGGTTTTATCACCACAGAACCCTTGAGTGCAGAAAAAGCCGGCGCGAAAGTGAAGAACTTCTTAATCGCCGACGAAGGCTTTAATCCATATCTTGTTGTGATTGGTGCAACGGAAGAGACTTTGAACAAGAAACCAGAACTGGCAAAAAAACTTGTCGCAGCTTCTCGTGAAGGTTGGGCTGCTTACTTGAAAGACCCCAAAGCTACGAATCAATACATGGCAACCCTGAACAAATCTTTAGACTTAGAGACATTTAATAAAGCAGCAGACGTGCAAAAGCCTTTGATCGAAACAAAAGAAACTTTGGGATCTATGACAGCGACTCGCTGGGAGACTTTGGTTCAGCAAATGAAAGATCTTAAGCTCATCAAGAGCACTCCGAAAGCCCAAGATCTTTTTGTGAATTACTAA
- the rpmF gene encoding 50S ribosomal protein L32, giving the protein MPTPKKKTSRAKRDMRRSHDGLSTPAVSVEKKTGELTRPHRAHKGADGALYYKGKQISAAK; this is encoded by the coding sequence ATGCCAACTCCTAAGAAGAAAACATCTCGTGCTAAACGTGATATGCGCCGTTCACATGACGGTTTGTCTACTCCAGCAGTATCTGTAGAAAAAAAGACTGGCGAATTGACTCGTCCACACCGTGCACACAAAGGTGCTGACGGTGCTTTGTACTACAAAGGCAAACAAATCAGCGCAGCTAAGTAA
- a CDS encoding tyrosine-type recombinase/integrase: MATASRYQLNKNKYLLAPETERLRKILGDFQDKDPRNCLMIWVALRTGARAQEVLNIQRSDLNPYDESIFIRGLKGSNDREIPVHSDLFNRLHRFAEQQGGTSVFPISYNRLYQVWEMYRPVPKKFHALRHTFAIELYQKTKDLRLVQVALGHRNITNTMVYADYVYSQQELRKLIL; the protein is encoded by the coding sequence ATGGCCACGGCATCTCGGTATCAGCTTAATAAGAACAAATATCTTCTCGCGCCCGAAACGGAACGTTTGCGAAAAATTCTCGGGGATTTTCAAGATAAAGACCCACGCAATTGTTTGATGATTTGGGTGGCTTTGCGGACCGGGGCCCGTGCTCAAGAAGTTCTCAACATTCAACGCAGTGATTTGAACCCTTATGATGAAAGCATTTTTATCCGGGGTTTAAAGGGCTCCAATGATCGCGAGATTCCGGTTCATTCCGACCTTTTTAATCGACTTCATCGCTTCGCTGAACAGCAAGGCGGAACCTCGGTCTTTCCAATCTCTTACAATCGCCTCTATCAGGTCTGGGAAATGTATCGCCCCGTTCCAAAGAAGTTTCACGCTTTAAGACACACTTTCGCTATTGAGCTCTATCAAAAAACGAAGGATTTGCGCCTCGTTCAAGTGGCTTTGGGACACAGAAATATCACGAACACGATGGTCTATGCAGATTACGTCTACTCTCAACAAGAGCTTCGTAAACTCATTCTTTGA
- a CDS encoding ABC transporter ATP-binding protein codes for MTEGLGIHIKDLAKNFPKREVIKDLNLDIEPGSFVSIVGPSGCGKSTLLRLIAGLENPTSGEVSLSPTAKRSFSFVFQEANLLPWRSVFENVFLPFELNSSFKNLSYEEKSNRVMAALKKVKLEEFAKLFPHELSGGMKMRVSLARALVSSPRLLLMDEPFAALDETTRFEMQNQLLELWKNEKMTIVFVTHSLFESTYLSERIIMLKGAGAKITLDQTLDLPKNRTEALRTSEDLNRIVRYLSERLKA; via the coding sequence ATGACAGAAGGACTTGGCATTCACATCAAGGATCTTGCAAAAAACTTCCCAAAGCGTGAAGTGATTAAAGATTTGAATCTTGATATTGAGCCCGGCTCTTTTGTTTCTATTGTCGGTCCTTCAGGTTGCGGTAAATCAACATTGTTAAGACTCATTGCAGGTCTAGAAAATCCGACAAGCGGGGAGGTGAGTCTCTCCCCTACCGCAAAAAGATCTTTTAGTTTTGTCTTTCAAGAGGCCAACCTACTTCCGTGGCGCTCTGTTTTTGAAAATGTCTTTCTACCATTTGAACTGAATTCTTCATTCAAAAATCTTTCTTATGAAGAAAAATCAAACCGTGTGATGGCCGCTCTTAAAAAAGTAAAACTGGAAGAATTCGCAAAACTTTTTCCCCATGAACTTTCTGGCGGTATGAAAATGCGTGTTTCTTTAGCCAGAGCCCTTGTCAGTTCTCCACGACTTTTGTTGATGGACGAACCTTTCGCAGCCCTGGATGAAACGACACGCTTTGAAATGCAAAATCAATTGTTAGAGTTGTGGAAAAACGAAAAGATGACCATCGTGTTTGTCACGCACTCATTGTTTGAATCCACTTACTTATCTGAGCGAATTATTATGTTAAAAGGAGCCGGTGCGAAAATCACTTTAGATCAAACATTGGATCTCCCGAAAAATCGCACAGAAGCTTTAAGAACCTCTGAAGACCTCAACCGTATCGTTAGATATCTTTCTGAAAGGCTGAAAGCATGA
- the argS gene encoding arginine--tRNA ligase → MIKHDTIRLLVTQTIFEVVSSVYPDVVPHVLSREALEIEIYKALVLPPQSELGDLAFGCFLLSKSLKKSPADVAKEIANGIAAKNTSDIKAVAAGPYVNITVAAELHGKLVLSDILSGGFFKKQLVEKSPKTMIEYSQPNTHKELHVGHMRNLCLGDAIVRMQRYAGREIVASTFPGDMGTHVAKCLWYMKKHNQEPVPETGKGEWLGRMYSKANLLLEDQNGTPQEAINRQELTDILHQLESKKGPYFDLWKETREWSIELMKKVYKWADVTFDEWYFESDMDSPSAAWVKELYAQGKLEMSEGAIGKNLESENLGFCMLLKSDGTGLYATKDLLLAKHKFEDVHIEKSVYIVDMRQALHFKQVFRVLEILGFEQAKNCFHLQYNYVELPDGAMSSRKGNIVPLTELVHRMEDHVKTTYLSRYENEWTKEDINTIAGQVAKGAIFYGMLRIDTNKKIVFDMNEWLKLDGESGPFVQYSYARISSLGRKFPRTQKDVNWGLLTHASERQLMQALFGFNSSVAQAAENYKPAAICTYLYELAKKFNVFYHECPIGTEKDEAIREARLALSSAVGITLKQGLAVLGMPAPEKM, encoded by the coding sequence ATGATTAAACACGACACCATTCGACTTTTAGTCACGCAAACCATCTTTGAAGTTGTTTCTTCTGTTTATCCGGACGTTGTGCCGCATGTTTTATCACGTGAAGCTTTGGAAATCGAAATTTACAAAGCTCTTGTATTGCCTCCGCAATCAGAATTGGGTGATCTCGCTTTTGGCTGCTTTTTGCTTTCAAAATCTTTGAAAAAATCGCCAGCCGACGTGGCAAAAGAAATCGCCAACGGCATTGCTGCTAAAAATACATCCGATATTAAGGCTGTTGCCGCAGGTCCGTATGTGAACATCACTGTGGCTGCTGAACTTCACGGAAAACTTGTTTTAAGTGATATATTAAGCGGCGGTTTCTTTAAAAAACAGCTTGTCGAAAAATCTCCAAAGACAATGATTGAGTATTCTCAACCAAACACTCACAAAGAGCTTCACGTGGGTCATATGAGAAATCTTTGTTTGGGAGATGCGATCGTTCGCATGCAAAGATACGCAGGCCGTGAAATTGTGGCTTCTACATTCCCTGGTGATATGGGAACTCACGTGGCGAAATGTCTTTGGTATATGAAAAAGCACAACCAAGAGCCAGTTCCTGAGACAGGAAAAGGGGAGTGGCTGGGGCGTATGTATTCTAAAGCCAATCTGCTTTTGGAAGATCAAAACGGCACTCCGCAAGAGGCGATCAATCGCCAGGAACTGACAGACATTCTTCATCAATTGGAATCAAAAAAAGGACCTTACTTCGATCTTTGGAAAGAGACTCGCGAGTGGTCTATTGAATTGATGAAAAAGGTCTATAAATGGGCCGATGTGACTTTTGATGAATGGTATTTTGAATCAGACATGGATTCTCCGTCTGCGGCGTGGGTGAAAGAACTCTACGCTCAGGGAAAACTTGAAATGTCTGAAGGCGCTATCGGAAAGAATTTAGAATCTGAAAATCTTGGATTCTGCATGCTTTTAAAATCCGATGGCACAGGACTTTACGCGACGAAAGATTTGTTGCTCGCAAAACATAAATTTGAAGACGTGCACATCGAAAAAAGCGTTTACATCGTAGATATGCGCCAGGCTTTGCACTTTAAACAAGTCTTCCGCGTTCTTGAAATCTTAGGCTTTGAACAAGCAAAGAACTGCTTCCACCTTCAATATAATTATGTGGAACTTCCCGATGGAGCGATGAGTTCTCGTAAAGGCAATATCGTGCCTTTAACTGAACTTGTTCACCGCATGGAGGATCACGTGAAGACGACTTACTTAAGTCGTTATGAAAATGAATGGACGAAAGAAGATATCAACACCATCGCTGGACAAGTGGCGAAAGGGGCGATCTTTTACGGCATGCTTCGTATCGATACGAATAAGAAAATCGTTTTTGATATGAATGAGTGGCTAAAACTGGATGGGGAGTCTGGACCTTTTGTTCAGTACTCTTACGCGCGTATTTCAAGTCTTGGCAGAAAGTTCCCGCGTACACAAAAAGATGTGAACTGGGGACTTCTGACTCACGCTTCAGAACGTCAGTTGATGCAGGCGTTGTTTGGATTTAACTCTTCAGTTGCACAAGCAGCAGAAAATTATAAACCAGCTGCGATCTGCACTTATTTGTATGAACTCGCGAAAAAATTTAACGTCTTCTATCATGAGTGTCCGATTGGAACAGAAAAAGATGAAGCGATTCGCGAAGCACGTCTGGCTTTGAGTTCTGCTGTCGGTATCACTCTCAAACAAGGTCTGGCTGTTTTAGGAATGCCGGCTCCAGAGAAAATGTAG
- a CDS encoding beta-ketoacyl-ACP synthase III: MFRSRVAGIGSYLPEKVLTNQDLEKMVETSDQWIVERTGIERRHIAAEGEATSDLCLQASRRALEDAGLKPEDIDMIVVGTVSGDRQMPSTACYLQSKLGCRNIVAFDLNAACSGFIYGVSIADQFIRTGMYKNVLVVGAEVLHRFVNYQDRETCILFGDAAGAWVLSRAQDGDKNVVESTHLHADGDLADLLTLPGGGSAMPQSQYVIDNKLNYVSMRGREIFKNAVRTMALCCKEALEHNQVSPESVDWIVPHQANKRIIEAVADQFKFPMERVIVYLQETGNTSAASIPVAFDWAVKNGKIKRGQTILLTAFGAGLTSGSILLRY; encoded by the coding sequence ATGTTTCGGTCTCGTGTAGCAGGGATAGGCTCGTATCTACCAGAGAAGGTTCTCACGAACCAAGATCTCGAAAAAATGGTAGAGACGAGCGATCAGTGGATTGTTGAAAGAACTGGGATCGAACGCCGCCATATCGCAGCTGAAGGTGAAGCCACATCGGACCTTTGCCTTCAGGCTTCTCGCAGAGCTCTTGAAGACGCAGGATTAAAACCCGAAGACATCGATATGATTGTTGTTGGCACTGTTTCTGGCGACCGCCAGATGCCGTCGACAGCATGTTATCTGCAAAGCAAGCTTGGTTGCCGCAACATCGTTGCGTTTGATTTGAATGCCGCTTGCTCTGGTTTTATCTACGGTGTTTCTATCGCTGATCAATTCATCCGCACAGGAATGTATAAGAATGTTCTTGTTGTCGGCGCTGAAGTTCTTCATCGTTTCGTCAATTACCAAGATCGTGAAACTTGCATTTTGTTCGGTGACGCCGCCGGTGCGTGGGTTTTGTCCCGCGCTCAAGATGGCGACAAAAATGTTGTTGAAAGCACACATCTTCATGCCGATGGAGATCTTGCGGATCTTCTCACTCTGCCAGGTGGCGGAAGTGCGATGCCACAATCTCAATATGTCATCGACAATAAGTTGAATTATGTTTCTATGCGTGGCCGTGAGATTTTCAAAAACGCGGTTCGCACAATGGCTCTTTGTTGCAAAGAAGCCCTTGAACACAATCAAGTCTCACCTGAAAGCGTGGACTGGATTGTTCCTCATCAAGCCAACAAGCGCATTATTGAAGCTGTGGCTGATCAGTTTAAATTTCCAATGGAGCGTGTGATTGTGTACCTTCAGGAAACTGGTAACACATCGGCAGCTTCTATACCTGTGGCCTTCGACTGGGCCGTCAAAAATGGAAAAATCAAAAGAGGACAGACAATTTTGCTCACAGCATTTGGAGCTGGTCTGACTTCTGGCAGTATTCTTTTGAGGTACTAA
- the fabD gene encoding ACP S-malonyltransferase: MFTLAFPGQGSQQPGMGRFLFDNFKIAQEIFEEGSEALKQDMKKLCFEGSEADLALTENTQPALLLVSTATQKVLRHDFGVKAVAAAGHSIGEYAALVAADVIRFDEAMRAVRTRGQAMQSAVPVGQGGMVAVLGLEPDQVETLCNYVVKNSGFGPLSPANFNSPGQIVISGSQKAINWLKDNFKPEVIFTEAPKRAKLIPLTVSAPFHCEMMKPAEDKMRMVLTAMEFKTAAFPVIQNFHAKAETEGSVLRENLIRQVSAPVRWTQSMEVLKAMGHANVIECGAGKVLQGLLKKIDGDFFKVMTTTSMEDIKTIEEFLKASSH, encoded by the coding sequence ATGTTTACATTGGCATTCCCCGGACAAGGCAGCCAGCAACCTGGTATGGGCCGTTTTTTATTTGATAACTTCAAAATCGCTCAAGAAATCTTCGAAGAAGGTTCTGAGGCGCTAAAGCAAGACATGAAAAAACTCTGCTTCGAAGGTTCTGAAGCAGATCTTGCTCTGACTGAAAACACTCAACCGGCTCTTCTTCTTGTTTCTACAGCAACACAAAAAGTTTTACGCCACGATTTCGGTGTTAAAGCTGTTGCAGCTGCGGGTCACTCCATTGGTGAATATGCAGCTCTTGTTGCTGCTGACGTGATCCGCTTTGATGAAGCGATGAGAGCGGTTCGCACTCGTGGTCAAGCGATGCAATCAGCTGTTCCTGTCGGACAAGGCGGAATGGTGGCGGTTCTTGGATTAGAGCCCGATCAAGTTGAAACTCTTTGCAATTACGTTGTGAAGAATTCCGGTTTTGGTCCTTTGTCTCCGGCGAATTTTAATTCTCCAGGACAGATTGTTATTTCTGGTTCACAAAAAGCGATCAACTGGTTGAAAGACAATTTCAAACCAGAAGTGATCTTCACGGAAGCTCCAAAACGCGCAAAGCTGATCCCACTCACGGTTTCAGCGCCTTTCCATTGTGAAATGATGAAACCTGCCGAAGACAAAATGCGCATGGTCTTGACCGCGATGGAATTTAAAACAGCAGCCTTCCCGGTCATTCAAAACTTCCACGCAAAAGCGGAAACAGAAGGTTCTGTTTTGCGTGAAAACTTGATCCGTCAGGTTTCGGCTCCGGTTCGTTGGACTCAAAGCATGGAAGTTTTAAAAGCCATGGGTCACGCCAATGTGATCGAATGTGGCGCTGGAAAAGTGCTTCAAGGTCTGCTTAAAAAGATCGACGGTGATTTCTTCAAAGTCATGACTACAACAAGCATGGAAGATATTAAAACTATTGAAGAATTTTTGAAAGCTTCGAGTCATTGA
- a CDS encoding Glu/Leu/Phe/Val family dehydrogenase, which produces MGTFELISKHGDHEQVVFCNDPHVGLKAIIAIHNTSLGPALGGTRMWNYKNEDEALVDVLRLSKGMTYKAAASGLNLGGGKAVIIGDPKTQKSEGLFRAFGQFVNSLNGKYITAEDVGTSVQDMEHIYMETPWVTGIPKDFGGSGDPSPYTAHGVLMGIKASAKEKFGTDSLKGMRIAVQGLGNVGSNLVKYLKEEGAVITVADIDMNRTKNVAEAYSAKAVSPDEILFTECDILAPCALGAIVNDQTITKFKTKVIAGGANNVLAEARHGDQLKELGILYAPDYVINAGGLMNVFVELEGYSPERAFEKTKRVYDNILKVYEVAKRDNIGTHTAADRLAEERINTIGRLKQRHPGKSSRAFTTLKEVHNR; this is translated from the coding sequence TTGGGAACTTTTGAGCTTATTTCTAAGCATGGAGACCATGAGCAAGTTGTATTCTGTAACGACCCTCATGTCGGACTGAAAGCGATCATCGCTATTCATAACACTTCTTTGGGACCTGCTTTGGGTGGTACCCGTATGTGGAACTACAAGAATGAAGATGAAGCTCTTGTCGACGTTCTTCGTTTGTCTAAAGGGATGACTTATAAAGCGGCGGCTTCTGGTTTGAACTTGGGTGGTGGTAAAGCTGTTATCATCGGCGATCCAAAAACTCAAAAATCAGAAGGATTGTTCCGTGCATTCGGTCAATTCGTAAACTCTTTGAATGGTAAATACATCACGGCTGAAGACGTGGGCACTTCTGTTCAAGATATGGAGCACATCTACATGGAAACTCCTTGGGTGACAGGTATCCCTAAGGATTTCGGTGGATCTGGTGACCCATCTCCCTACACAGCACATGGTGTTTTGATGGGGATTAAAGCCTCTGCAAAAGAAAAATTCGGAACTGATTCTTTGAAAGGCATGAGAATCGCCGTTCAAGGTCTTGGAAACGTAGGTTCTAACCTTGTGAAGTACCTTAAAGAAGAAGGTGCTGTGATCACAGTGGCTGATATCGATATGAACCGCACGAAAAACGTGGCGGAAGCTTACTCTGCAAAAGCGGTTTCACCTGATGAAATCCTTTTCACTGAGTGCGATATCTTGGCTCCATGTGCATTGGGTGCGATCGTAAACGATCAAACAATCACAAAGTTTAAAACAAAAGTGATCGCTGGTGGCGCGAACAACGTCCTTGCTGAAGCACGTCACGGTGACCAATTGAAAGAATTGGGCATCCTTTACGCTCCAGACTACGTGATCAATGCCGGTGGTTTGATGAACGTATTCGTTGAACTTGAAGGTTACTCTCCAGAGCGCGCCTTTGAGAAAACAAAACGCGTTTACGACAATATCTTGAAAGTTTACGAAGTTGCAAAACGCGACAATATCGGAACTCACACAGCTGCGGACCGTTTGGCTGAAGAGCGCATCAACACAATTGGTCGCTTGAAACAACGTCACCCAGGTAAATCTTCTCGCGCGTTTACGACGCTTAAAGAAGTACATAACCGTTAG
- a CDS encoding 2OG-Fe(II) oxygenase family protein, with product MIKTLFPTFIYYSPLKSRGLAELNKDLKIEALKFAEIDEEGQVWSRKNYKGGYTSYGSISSLHKVSSTFEELEKEIDKHVRKFVKHLEMDINPKELKMTSCWVNVMPTDVIHTMHLHPLSVISGTYYVQTPKNCSSLKFEDPRMDSFMASPPRKHNAKDYNQRYYSLDPKEGHVVLFESWLRHEVPKNDSNKERISISFNYDWV from the coding sequence ATGATAAAGACCTTATTCCCCACTTTTATCTATTATTCTCCCCTGAAATCACGAGGCCTGGCGGAGCTCAATAAAGATTTAAAAATAGAAGCTCTAAAATTCGCAGAGATCGATGAGGAAGGTCAGGTTTGGTCGCGCAAAAACTATAAAGGCGGATACACCTCTTACGGATCAATTTCGTCTTTGCACAAAGTTTCCAGCACCTTTGAAGAGTTAGAAAAAGAAATCGATAAGCACGTTCGTAAATTCGTGAAGCATCTTGAAATGGACATCAATCCCAAAGAACTCAAGATGACCTCTTGCTGGGTGAACGTCATGCCGACGGACGTGATTCACACCATGCACTTGCATCCACTTTCCGTAATCAGCGGAACTTATTATGTTCAAACTCCGAAAAATTGTTCTTCCTTAAAATTTGAAGATCCGCGCATGGATTCCTTCATGGCGTCCCCGCCGCGCAAACACAACGCTAAAGACTATAACCAACGCTATTATTCGTTAGATCCTAAAGAAGGCCACGTGGTGCTCTTTGAGAGTTGGCTTCGTCACGAGGTCCCTAAGAACGATTCCAACAAAGAGCGTATCAGCATCAGCTTTAACTACGATTGGGTGTAA
- a CDS encoding alpha/beta fold hydrolase has product MATLKVNGTEYYYEEHGPKEAPAIVLSPLLYTDTSVYEPLIRMFSDDYRVIVYDHRGLGKSAGAPSASLENSAKDVAALIEKLNLGPCHFVGNCLGSFVGLHLAIHRSDLLKSCTLMGATAESESDETVRDMDTFITNAKKNGMKSSAKSFSEMWFGSTFRNTKDPIQVTRREKWINHLGKLKPESLDAATQIYHRSDVTKDLSKISCAVLVIAGDEDSPTNLEAYRRMVKAIPNAEFKTIHHAGYALVIEQPEEIAENILTFIERVEHHWAAKQKQSPREFGFRKAS; this is encoded by the coding sequence ATGGCAACTCTCAAAGTTAACGGTACCGAATACTACTATGAAGAGCACGGTCCCAAAGAGGCTCCGGCAATTGTACTCAGTCCACTTCTTTATACAGACACTTCAGTTTATGAGCCTCTCATTCGTATGTTCTCTGATGATTACAGAGTCATTGTTTATGATCATCGTGGTTTAGGAAAATCCGCAGGTGCACCGAGTGCCAGCCTTGAAAATTCCGCCAAAGATGTCGCCGCTTTAATTGAAAAATTAAATTTAGGTCCTTGTCATTTTGTTGGAAACTGTCTTGGCTCTTTTGTAGGTTTGCATTTGGCGATTCATCGCTCGGATCTTTTAAAAAGTTGTACGTTGATGGGCGCCACGGCAGAGTCTGAAAGTGACGAGACTGTTCGTGATATGGATACGTTCATCACGAATGCAAAGAAAAACGGAATGAAATCGAGTGCGAAGTCTTTTTCTGAAATGTGGTTTGGTTCTACGTTCCGCAATACGAAAGATCCAATTCAAGTCACTCGCAGGGAAAAATGGATCAATCATCTGGGAAAACTAAAACCAGAAAGTCTGGATGCCGCCACGCAAATCTATCATCGCAGTGATGTGACAAAAGACCTTTCAAAAATCAGCTGTGCGGTTTTGGTGATTGCCGGTGATGAAGATTCACCTACGAATTTGGAAGCTTACCGACGTATGGTTAAAGCTATTCCGAATGCAGAATTTAAAACCATTCATCATGCAGGATATGCGCTTGTGATTGAGCAACCTGAAGAGATCGCAGAAAACATTTTAACATTCATCGAAAGAGTGGAGCACCACTGGGCTGCAAAACAAAAACAATCTCCCCGCGAGTTTGGTTTTAGAAAAGCGAGTTAA